In Massilia sp. METH4, the genomic window GCCACCACTCAAAACGGCCCGATGCGCGAGTTCTTTTGGAATGAGAGACCAATCGAAAACCTTTCCTGCGCCGCCATAGGCATCGACGAACGTGTCGAGCAGCACTCCAGTGAAAAGAGGCGAGGAGGCGCGGCATTGAGCGTCATATTCTAGCAGCTCGGTCCCGGTCGTGGACGGTTTTACGCGGAACACCCGCACGTAGGGCCGCTGCGCGGCAGCGGCGGCCCGGGCGCATTGTTCGGCCGTCTCGTCGCCGTGGAACTGCAGCAGGCCGACCGGCGCCACGCGCACGATCCCGGCCACCTCTTCCGGCGCATGGTTGACGAACAGCCCGACCGCCGTCACGAACGGCGGCAGGGTCGCGATCAGCTCGGCCGCGCGCTGCGGCGTCACGTAGCGCGGGCTCTTCGGGTAGAACACGAAGCCGATCGCGTCGGCACCGGCCGCCACGGCGGCGGCTACGTCCTCTTCGCGGGTCAGGCCGCAGATCTTGATGCGGGTACGCTGCATGATGGTTCCTTCAGAAGGCGGGGAGGATGCGCGGCGTTTCCTGCGGCAGGCCCCACTTCGCATCGTATTCGATCTGCGCCAGGTACAGTCCGTCCGGCATGAACGTGGGCGCGGCCAGCGTGCGGTTGCGCCCTTCCAGCAGTTCACCGAGCCAATCGGTGTTCTCGCGCCCCTGCCCCACGTAGACCAGCGAACCGACCAGGTTGCGCACCATGTGGTGGAGAAAGGCGCTG contains:
- a CDS encoding phosphoribosylanthranilate isomerase, with protein sequence MQRTRIKICGLTREEDVAAAVAAGADAIGFVFYPKSPRYVTPQRAAELIATLPPFVTAVGLFVNHAPEEVAGIVRVAPVGLLQFHGDETAEQCARAAAAAQRPYVRVFRVKPSTTGTELLEYDAQCRASSPLFTGVLLDTFVDAYGGAGKVFDWSLIPKELAHRAVLSGGLSVQNATGAVAQVRPYAVDVSSGVESAKGIKDAGLIAQFIAAVRAGDATPGNVA